From Salinibacterium sp. ZJ450, one genomic window encodes:
- a CDS encoding ABC transporter substrate-binding protein, giving the protein MKHSTRRIATLGVAALTAALILSACSPTADEPTTEGTNGELTEVKLQLQWLPQGQFAGYFAAQEQGFFEDEGLDVEIIPSGGDIVPQDALANGDVDYAIAWVPKVLGSIEAGANVTNIAQIFQKSGTLQVSWADSGIESVADFEGRKIGSWGFGNEWEIFAAMAAEGLDATTVEIITQDFNMNAFLQGDIDAAQAMTYNEYAQLLETPNPDTGELYQPEDFNVISYQDTVGAMLQDAIWADTERLDSDQEYQDTTVAFLKAVIKGWAYAAENPQEAADITIAAGSGWGPSHELWMVNETNKLIWPSPDGIGVIDQAAWDATVAAALSAVNETGASLITEEPPATAYTNDYIQQALDALEGEDIDLTGENFSPIEVTLEEGGN; this is encoded by the coding sequence ATGAAACACAGCACACGTCGCATTGCGACACTCGGCGTCGCAGCTCTCACCGCGGCGCTCATCCTCTCGGCATGTTCGCCCACCGCAGACGAACCCACCACAGAGGGCACCAACGGCGAACTCACCGAGGTCAAGCTGCAGCTGCAGTGGCTGCCGCAGGGCCAGTTCGCCGGCTACTTCGCCGCTCAGGAGCAGGGCTTCTTCGAGGACGAGGGACTGGATGTCGAGATCATCCCGTCCGGCGGTGACATCGTGCCGCAGGACGCCCTCGCCAACGGCGACGTCGACTACGCCATCGCCTGGGTGCCCAAGGTGCTCGGATCGATCGAGGCCGGCGCGAACGTCACCAACATCGCGCAGATCTTCCAGAAGTCGGGAACCCTGCAGGTCTCCTGGGCTGACTCCGGTATCGAGTCCGTGGCGGACTTCGAGGGCAGGAAGATCGGCTCCTGGGGCTTCGGCAACGAGTGGGAGATCTTCGCGGCAATGGCCGCGGAAGGGCTCGACGCCACGACCGTGGAGATCATCACCCAGGACTTCAACATGAATGCCTTCCTGCAGGGCGACATCGACGCCGCGCAGGCGATGACCTACAACGAATACGCCCAGCTGCTGGAGACACCGAACCCCGACACCGGAGAGCTGTATCAGCCGGAGGACTTCAACGTGATCAGCTACCAGGACACCGTCGGCGCGATGCTGCAGGACGCCATCTGGGCCGACACCGAGCGGCTGGACAGCGACCAGGAGTACCAGGACACCACGGTGGCCTTCCTGAAGGCCGTGATCAAGGGCTGGGCCTACGCGGCAGAGAACCCGCAGGAAGCGGCCGACATCACTATCGCGGCCGGATCCGGCTGGGGACCGAGCCACGAACTGTGGATGGTTAATGAGACCAACAAGCTCATCTGGCCGTCACCGGACGGCATCGGCGTGATCGATCAGGCGGCGTGGGATGCCACGGTCGCTGCGGCGCTCAGCGCGGTGAACGAGACCGGCGCCAGCCTGATCACCGAGGAGCCGCCCGCCACCGCCTACACGAACGACTACATCCAGCAGGCCCTGGACGCGCTCGAGGGAGAGGACATCGACCTGACCGGGGAGAACTTCAGCCCCATCGAGGTCACCCTCGAAGAGGGCGGCAACTAA
- a CDS encoding ABC transporter permease, with protein sequence MRTLSPRAENTTRIIAPVAAGALVLGIWQLLVSVGGVDDYLLPSPASIIDQIVEFWPSMLSAAAVTGLNALLGLIVGSVLGILFALLASLTRVIDYMSAPVVAALAVIPIVALAPVLNTMFGADSQTGRQVIAGLASFVPVFINTLRGLRQTLPVHRDLMRSYAANRAQIMRTVTLPTATPFVFTGIRIASSLAVISALVAEYFGGPRGGLGGLISTSAASSAYPRAWAYVVAGIVLGLAFYLITLALERLVMKRRG encoded by the coding sequence ATGCGCACCCTCAGCCCCCGTGCCGAGAACACGACCAGGATCATCGCCCCGGTCGCGGCCGGCGCGCTGGTGCTCGGCATCTGGCAGCTGCTCGTGAGCGTCGGCGGTGTCGACGACTACCTGCTGCCGAGCCCGGCGTCGATCATCGACCAAATCGTCGAATTCTGGCCATCGATGCTGAGCGCCGCCGCAGTGACGGGGCTGAATGCGCTGCTCGGGCTGATCGTCGGGTCGGTGCTCGGTATCCTGTTCGCCCTGCTCGCCTCACTCACCCGGGTGATCGACTACATGAGCGCGCCGGTGGTCGCCGCGCTCGCCGTGATCCCGATCGTGGCGCTCGCGCCGGTACTGAACACGATGTTCGGCGCCGACTCGCAGACCGGCCGGCAGGTGATCGCCGGCCTCGCCTCGTTCGTGCCGGTGTTCATCAACACCCTGCGTGGCCTGCGGCAGACCCTGCCGGTGCACCGCGATCTGATGCGGTCATATGCCGCCAATCGGGCGCAGATCATGCGCACGGTCACCCTTCCGACGGCCACACCCTTCGTCTTCACCGGCATCCGCATCGCTTCCTCACTCGCGGTGATCTCGGCACTCGTCGCCGAGTACTTTGGCGGTCCGCGCGGCGGGCTCGGCGGCCTGATCTCGACCTCGGCGGCGTCCAGCGCGTACCCGCGCGCCTGGGCGTACGTGGTCGCCGGCATCGTGCTCGGACTCGCCTTCTACCTGATCACGCTCGCCCTCGAACGTCTCGTCATGAAGCGACGAGGCTGA